One part of the Streptomyces lienomycini genome encodes these proteins:
- the holA gene encoding DNA polymerase III subunit delta yields the protein MARKTANDDPLAPVTLAVGQEDLLLDRAVQEVVAAARAADADTDVRDLTPDQLQPGTLAELTSPSLFAERKVVVVRNAQDLSADTVKDVKAYIGAPAEEITLVLLHAGGAKGKGVLDAGRKAGAREVACPKMTKPADRLAFVRAEFRTAGRSATPEACQVLVDAIGSDLRELASAVSQLTADVEGTIDEAVVGRYYTGRAEASSFTVADRAVEGRAAEALEALRWSLATGVAPVLITSALAQGVRAIGKLSSARGGRPADLARELGMPPWKIDRVRQQMRGWTPDGVSVALRAVAEADAGVKGGGDDPEYALEKAVVTVARAARSRGRS from the coding sequence ATGGCCAGGAAGACTGCGAACGACGACCCTCTCGCCCCGGTGACCCTTGCCGTGGGCCAGGAGGACCTCCTGCTCGACCGTGCCGTGCAGGAGGTGGTGGCCGCCGCGAGGGCCGCCGACGCCGACACGGACGTACGCGACCTCACCCCCGACCAGCTGCAGCCCGGCACCCTCGCCGAGCTGACCAGCCCCTCGCTCTTCGCCGAGCGCAAAGTCGTGGTCGTACGCAACGCGCAGGACCTGTCCGCCGACACGGTCAAGGACGTCAAGGCCTACATCGGTGCCCCCGCCGAGGAGATCACCCTGGTCCTGCTGCACGCGGGCGGCGCCAAGGGCAAGGGCGTGCTCGACGCCGGGCGCAAGGCGGGCGCGCGCGAGGTGGCGTGCCCGAAGATGACCAAGCCCGCCGACCGGCTGGCCTTCGTGCGCGCGGAGTTCCGTACGGCGGGGCGGTCGGCCACCCCCGAGGCGTGCCAGGTGCTGGTCGACGCGATCGGCAGCGACCTGCGGGAGCTGGCCTCGGCGGTGTCCCAGCTGACCGCCGACGTCGAGGGGACCATCGACGAGGCGGTCGTCGGCCGCTACTACACCGGACGTGCCGAGGCCTCCAGCTTCACGGTCGCCGACCGGGCGGTCGAGGGACGCGCCGCGGAGGCGTTGGAGGCCCTGCGCTGGTCGCTGGCGACCGGAGTGGCGCCGGTGCTGATCACCAGCGCGCTGGCCCAGGGCGTGCGGGCCATCGGCAAGCTGTCCTCCGCCCGCGGTGGGCGCCCCGCCGACCTCGCCCGCGAGCTGGGGATGCCGCCGTGGAAGATCGACCGCGTCCGGCAGCAGATGCGCGGCTGGACCCCGGACGGCGTCTCCGTCGCCCTGCGCGCGGTGGCCGAGGCCGACGCGGGAGTCAAGGGCGGCGGGGATGATCCCGAGTACGCCCTGGAGAAGGCCGTGGTGACCGTCGCCCGGGCGGCGCGCTCGCGGGGACGGTCGTAA
- a CDS encoding YceI family protein: protein MIGRLLGNRTKRTQRTGPLAAVRTPPDAGVLSCRVLDPVNAPVPNAEFTVSDAMGRKVVGGGTDPFGSFVATVPAGEYRLAVSAEGYTPYRASATVTEDTLASLGDVTLQVAQPPELPAAGDWEIEPAHSSIAFTARHIGLARIHGRFNSFAGAVRIADDMEQSAMHVVIGAASIDTNVKMRDDHLRSADFLDVERFPTLEFYSDRFTHRGGNRWAVTGALSLHGVTRTVTLDAEYLGLGNGMEGETRAACRATTELHRDDFTVSWQTMLARGIAVVGPSIRIDLDVQIVPKG from the coding sequence ATGATCGGCCGCTTGCTGGGGAACCGAACGAAGCGAACGCAACGGACGGGCCCCCTGGCGGCCGTACGCACCCCGCCGGACGCGGGAGTGCTCAGCTGCCGCGTGCTCGACCCCGTCAACGCCCCCGTGCCGAACGCGGAGTTCACGGTCAGCGACGCGATGGGGCGCAAGGTGGTCGGCGGCGGTACGGACCCCTTCGGGTCGTTCGTGGCGACGGTGCCCGCCGGGGAGTACCGGCTCGCGGTGTCCGCCGAGGGCTACACGCCCTACCGGGCCTCCGCGACGGTCACCGAGGACACGCTGGCCTCGCTCGGCGACGTGACGCTGCAGGTGGCCCAGCCGCCGGAGCTGCCCGCGGCGGGTGACTGGGAGATCGAGCCGGCGCACTCCTCGATCGCGTTCACGGCGCGGCACATCGGGCTCGCCCGGATCCACGGCCGGTTCAACTCCTTCGCGGGCGCGGTGCGGATCGCCGACGACATGGAGCAGTCCGCGATGCACGTCGTGATCGGCGCGGCGTCCATCGACACCAACGTCAAGATGCGCGACGACCACCTGCGGTCGGCCGACTTCCTGGACGTGGAGCGCTTCCCGACCCTGGAGTTCTACAGCGACCGGTTCACGCACCGCGGCGGCAACCGGTGGGCCGTCACCGGGGCGCTGTCCCTGCACGGTGTCACGCGCACGGTCACGCTGGACGCCGAGTACCTCGGACTCGGCAACGGCATGGAGGGCGAGACGCGGGCGGCGTGCCGGGCCACCACCGAGCTGCACCGCGACGACTTCACGGTGAGCTGGCAGACGATGCTCGCCCGCGGCATCGCCGTCGTCGGTCCCAGCATCCGCATCGACCTCGACGTGCAGATCGTTCCCAAGGGCTGA